AGAGTTCAGAGTATGCGCACTGGTATAGGAGGTAGTTACTTATTCTGAGTTCTCCGCTGGTACGGATGATGAGATCCGGGTCAGGCTGGCCGGCAGTATACAAAAAGTCCTTGAATCCCTCTTCAGTGATCCGGTCCGGGTCCAGTCCTTTTTGAACAATCAGTCTGCATGCCCTGATGATTTCACATCGGCCCGAATAATTCAGGGCCAGATTAAGGGTCATGCTCTTGTTGGTTTTGGTTTTGGTGCAGGCGTGTTCCAGGACCTTTCTGGTGGCCAGGGGCAGGTCCCCGGGCTCTCCAAGGATATTCAGCCGGATGTCCTGTTTGATAAGGCTCTGCAGTTCTTTTTGCAGGAACCTGGATAACAGGCTGAATAGAAAAGATACTTCTTCTTTTGGCCTGGCCCAGTTTTCCTTGGAAAAGGCGTACAGGGTCAGATGAGGAATGCCAAGGCGCCTTGATTCCTCGACAATGGCCCTGGCGGTTTTTGTGCCCTGATTATGTCCTTCGCTCCGGGGAAGATTTTTTTGACGGGCCCACCTCCCGTTGCCGTCCATGATGATGGCCAGATGGCCGGGCAATCTCTCCAGCAGGTTAAATCTCCATGATCTCTTTTTCTTTTGTTTCCAGGACCTGGTCTGTTTTTTCAACAAATGAGTCGGTCAGCTTCTGGACTTCGTCCTGGCCTTTATGCATCTCATCCTCTGTCAGCTCTTTGCTGTTCTTCATCTTTTTCAGGGATTCGTTGGCGTCTCTTCGAATGTTCCTGATGGCTACCTTGGCATCCTCAGTGTATCTTTTGGCCAGTTTGGCCAGTTCCTTGCGTCGTTCTTCAGTCAGTGGCGGTATGCTGATGCGGATGATTTTGCCATCATTAACAGGATTGAGGCCCAGGTCAGACTTCATGATGGCTTTTTCCACCGAGCCAAAGGCATTTCTGTCCCAGGGCTGGATGGTGATGGTTCTGCTGTCGGGCACAGATATTGATGCCAGCTGGTTAAGGGGGGTCATGGTGCCGTAATAGTCAACGGCAATGTCTTCAAGGATTCCTGTAGATGCCCTGCCTGTGCGGAGTTTGGAAAATTCTTTTTCCAGGCTTGATACTGCCTTCTCCATTTTATTCCGACAATCCTTGAGTACAGAATCCATATCATCCTCCTTGAACAATTGTACCGATTTCTTCGCCTTTTATGACCCGGCTGATACTGTTTTTCTGAAATAGATTAAAGACATTTATGGGCATGTTGTTGTCCATGCACAGAGAAATAGCAGCCGAGTCCATGACCTTCAACTGTTTTTTGAGCACATCCAGATAGGTCAGGCTGTTGTACATTTTGGCATCCTCATTGGTGACCGGATCCTTGTCATAGACTCCATCAACCTTGGTAGCCTTGAGGATGGCATCTGTTTTCAGTTCCATGGCCCGGAGGGCTGCAGCAGTGTCAGTGGTGAAAAAAGGATTTCCAGTGCCGGCAGCACATATGACAATCCGTTTTTTTTCCAGATGTCTGATGGCTCTGCGTCTGATGTATGGCTCGGCAACCTCGTGCATTGATATGGCGGTCATGACCCGGGTGTCAGCTCCCATTTTTTCCAGTACGTCCTGGACCGCCAGAGCATTCATGACTGTGGCCAGCATGCCCATGTAATCGGCCGAGGCCCGGTCCATGCCCTTGGAGGAGACCGTGACTCCCCGGAAGATATTGCCTCCGCCAATGACCATGGCTATTTCAGCTCCCAGGTCAATGGTTTTGACGATTTCCCTGGAGATGGAGGAGACGGTATCCGGATCTATTCCAAAACCCTGATTCCCTGCCAGGGCTTCTCCGCTCAATTTGAGCAGCACTCTTTGGTATTTTATTTGTCTGGTCATGAAGAGCCTTGATGGTTTGGGTCAAAAAAAAGGGCCTTAATCGGCCCTTTTTGAAGCTAGTTGTCTTGGCCCAGGGCCAGGCGGGTGAACCGCCCGATCTGGATGTTTTCTCCGAGAACAGCAACAGCCTCATTGATGAGGTCGGCAATGGTCTTGGAGTCGTCCTTGATGAAAGGCTGCTCAATGAGACAGACTTCCTTGTAATACTTCTTGATTCTTCCTTCAACGATCTTTTCAGCAATATTTTCGGGTTTGCCCTCATCCTTGGCCTGGTTGAGATAGATCTGCCTTTCCTTTTCCAGAAGATCCTGAGGGAGCTGGTCCGGAGAAACGCAAACAGGTGAAGTGGCTGCAACCTGCATGGACAGATCCTTGGCCAGTTCCTGGAATTTATCGCTTTTGGCCACAAAATCGGTCTCGCATTTCAGTTCCACCAGAACGGCGATTTTTCCGTTGGAGTGGATATAGGAGCCGATCCAGCCCTCTGATGTGGATCGGCCGGCCCTCTTCTGGGCCTTGGCCAGCCCCTTTTCCCTGAGCCAGACCATTGCTTTTTCCTCGTCTCCACCAGTGGATTCAAGGGCCTTTTTGCAGTCCATCATGCCAGCGCCTGTTTTGTCGCGCAGGTTTTTTACCATCTGTGCATTTATCATTCTTATTTTTCCTCCTGAGCTTCCTGCTGTTCTACCTGGCCTTGCTCCTGGGAATCGGCCTGGGGAGCTTCCTGTGTCATGTCCTGTTCAAGGCCGTCCCTCTCTTGGGACCTGGCTTCGCCTTCAAGGCAGGCATCAGCCATGGCTGCGGAAAACAGCTTAATAGCCCTGATGGCATCATCGTTTCCAGGTATGACAAAGTCGATCATGTCCGGATCGCAATTGGTATCCACTACTGCTACGATGGGGATTCCAAGCTTGCGGCATTCCTTTACTGCGATATCTTCTTTTTTGGGATCAATGATAAAGGCGGCACCGGGAAGATCTTCCATGTCCTTTATTCCGCCAAGGTCAGCATTAAGCTTTTTTACTTCACGCTGCATCATGACAACTTCTTTTTTCAGAAATCTGGACACACTTCCGTCTTCAAACATTTTTTCCAGACTTTTCAACCGTTCGATACTGCCCTTGATGGTCTGAAAGTTGGTAAGAGTTCCTCCCAGCCAGCGGTTGGTGACATGGAACATCCCTGCCCTTTCAGCCTCGGTTCTGACAACTTCCCTTGCCTGACGCTTAGTCCCGACAAAAAGTACTTTTTTGCCTGAGGCCACCACATCGACAATAAAGTCGTGGGCTTTCTGATACAGCTTGACTGTCTGTTGAAGGTCGATAATGTGGATGCCCTTTCTTGAGCCAAAAATATATGGCTTCATCTTGGGGTTCCAGCGCCGGGTCTGGTGACCGAAGTGAACTCCGGTTTCCAGCATCTGTTTCATTCCTACGTATCCCATGTTTCCTCCTTGGGTTTGACCTCCGCCCGCAAAAAACACTGCCCAAAAGATCCTGTTCAAAGAACCGGAACCTGGAAAGCACCCAACGGGTCATGCGAGCGTGTGATTTAAGAACAGTGTTCTGTATTTCAAAATCAGCAGTTATGCAAGAGTAAAATTAGGCAAATTTTCCGGATTCAGAAAATAGTCAGACGATTTGACTTGCCAATTGGCCAGCCTTGATATATTAAATCGGGTCCTTAAATATTTTCGGAGGTATGTCATGAAAAAAGATTTGCATCCCAACCTGCACGAGACCAAGGTGACCTGCTCATGCGGCTATGAGTTTGATTCCAAGTCCAGTGTCGGCGACAAGATCCATGTGGAGATCTGCTCTCAGTGTCACCCCTTTTATACTGGACAGCAGAAGTTTATCGATACTGCCGGACGCATTGACCGGTTCAAGAGAAAATACGCCCAGGCCGGATCTCAGAAGGGGCAGGCACAGTAAGGCATGTTTGCCAAGTTGGACGCTCTTGAACAGGAGTATCTGCAGGTCGAGAGCGACCTGAGCGATCCCGAGGTTTACGGGGATCAGGATAAGTATCGACGCCTTTCCAAGTCCCATGCCGATCTGGCCCCCATAGTCAACGCCTTTCGGGAGTACAGGAGCATTGTTTCTGAACTCGATGAAAACCGCGAACTGCTTAAAGACAGCGATCCCGAGATTCGGGAACTGGCCGAAGTCGAGCTGGAAAAGCTGGCCGGGGCCAAGGTTGACCTTGAGGAAAAGCTTAAGATCCTGCTCCTTCCCAAAGATCCGATGGATGAGAAGAGCATCATCCTGGAGATCAGGGCCGGGACCGGGGGAGAAGAGGCTTCGTTGTTTGCTGCTGACCTTTTTCGGATGTATTCGAGATATGCTGAAAACAACGGCTGGAAGGTGGAGCTCCTGACTGTCCATGAAACCGGGACAGGGGGGTTCAAGGAAGTCATTGCCTCCATTTCAGGCAATCATGTATACAGCAGGCTCAAATATGAATCCGGAGTGCACAGGGTGCAGCGGGTGCCTGAGACAGAGTCCCAGGGCCGGATTCACACTTCCGCTGTTACGGTGGCTATTCTGCCTGAGGCTGAAGAAGTCGATCTCAAAATTGATCCCAACGAGATCAGGGTGGATGTTTTCAGATCGTCAGGCCCTGGGGGGCAGAGCGTCAATACCACTGACTCGGCTGTGCGGATAACCCATATTCCCACTGGGATCGTAGTTTCCTGTCAAGATGAAAAATCACAGCATAAAAACAGGGCCAAGGCTCTGAAGGTGCTGCGGTCCAGGCTTTTGAGCATGATGGAAGAGGAGCGGAAAAGCGAGCTGGACGCCAACCGCAGGGCCCAGGTGGGTTCTGGTGACCGTTCGGAACGGATCAGGACCTATAATTATCCTCAGGGCCGGGTAAGCGACCACAGGATAAATCTCACCCTGTACAGCCTGGACTCCATTCTTGAAGGAAAACTGGATGAGGTGGTGGATCCCCTGATTCAGCACTTCCAGACCCAGGCCCTTAAGCAGGCCCAGTCATGATTAGCTTCAGGTGTATACTTCCTCTCAATTGATCAACGAAGGCGCCGCTGCCCTTGAGGAATCCGGCGTAGACTCGCCCCGCCTTTCGTCCAGACTGTTAATGGCCCATGTTCTTGGATGCTCTCAGGAAAGGCTGTTGGCAGGTCCCCATACCTGTCTGTCTCCGGACCAGGCTTTTGCCTTCAGAGCTTTCCTGGCCAGGCGACTGGCCGGTGAACCTGTTGCCTATATCCTGGGTTATAAAGAATTTTACGGACTTGACTTCAAGGTGGATGGCAGGGTGCTGATACCCAGGCCGGAAACCGAACTACTGGTAGACCTGGCCAGGGACTTCAGCAGGGGAGGAAGTGAGCTGTTTGCAGACCTTGGCACCGGCAGTGGAGCCCTGGCTGTGTCCATTGCCCGGGAATTGCCCATGTCCTTTGGTCTGGCCTGTGACATCTGCCCGGGAGCCATTGCTGTAGCCAGGCAGAATGCTCTGCTGCACGGTGTTGGCCAGAGAGTCATGTTTTTTATTTCTGATATGGGGATGGGAATAAAACCCGGCTGTCTTGATTTTATTTTTTCCAATCCTCCATACCTGTCAGAATCGGAGCTGCTCCGGGTCAGCCGGGAAGTATCCCGGTACGAACCCCGTCAGGCCCTTGTTTCCGGCTGCAGCGGACTGGAACATATCCAGCGCCTGGAAACAGTATCTCGAGTTCTTCTGAAGAGTGGAGGGATGATTTTTCTGGAAATGGGGTCCAATCAGAGCCGGGCAGTCCAGGATATCTTTTCTGACTGGACCAGGGTGAGCATCCATAAGGACCTGGCCGGGCATGAGCGGATACTCAAAGGAACCAGACCCTGAAGCTGGGTCTGGTTTGGTCCTTTTAGACAGCCTGGGGCTGTGCCTGGAAGACTGACTCTGGTCACAACCATGTAACAAAAAAACAATTTTTGTTAAAAAAACACAGTAGGTTCGTGTTGCTTTAAAAAAAACATCAAGCATATAAGCATGTTGCGTGTGGATAATTATGGAATGTTTCTTGCTTGCGTCTTGGGCACGGGAGGATGTTGATGAAGCAACAGACCATTAAAAAAGAAATCAGATGTTCCGGAATAGGACTTCACAGCGGACAGAGGGTGTCCCTGATCCTGAGGCCTGCGGATGAGGACTCGGGAATTGTTTTTTCCCATAATGGCCCCCAGGGCAGACGACTTATCCATCTCAGTCCCGGAAATGTCAGTTCCACTGAGCTGGCCACCACCATAGGCAACGGCAGGGTGCGTATTTCCACTGTAGAGCATCTTTTAGCCGCCCTGAGCGGGCTGGGCGTGGACAATATACTTGTAGAGGTTGAAGGAGACGAGCTGCCCATTATGGACGGCAGCGCTGCCTCCTTTGTCTTCCTGATCCGTTCGGTGGGAATAAGAAGACAGCGCAAAGCCAGGAAAATCCTTGCCTTTAAAAAATCAATAATGTTCAAGGAAGATAACCGCTGGATAAGGGTGACTCCTTACAGGGGGATGAAGATCAAGTACACCATTGACTTTGATCATCCCATGATCGGCAAGCAGTTTTTCAGGTTCGAGCAAGAGCCCCAGCAGTTTATCAAGTCCGTGGCCAAGGCCAGGACTTTCGGTTTTTTGCGGGATGTGGAAAAGCTGCAGAGCATGGGGCTTGCCCTGGGCGGATCTCTGGAGAACGCTGTAGTTCTGGATGAATACGGTGTGGTCAATCCCGGAGGCATGCGCTTTAATGACGAGCTTGTCCGGCATAAAGTCCTGGATTTCATTGGAGACATGTCTTTACTTGGGACCAGCCTGTGGGGTTCATTTGAGGTCCATTGTTCCGGTCATGCCTTTAACAATTCATTTTTGCGCTTTCTGGATAAAAACCAAAACGATTATCTTGAACCGGTTGACTTTGATCTGCAGGGCAGGGAGCAGGAATTGCCCCAGCCAGAAGCTGTGCCCCAGGCTCAACCGGTCATGGCCTAGATTCTGCTTTTATTTCTGGAAACAACAAAGCGCTCCTAGCCGGAGCGCTTTTTTTTGTGGAAATCACCTTGATTTCTGTCCTGTGATGCTCGATAAATCCGGCTGGACACGAATGTATTTAACAGCCTTACTGCCAGGACTCTGGATTTTTTGCAGAGGAATCCACTACCAAAATGCCCATTGCCACCCTGATCAACGCACTTGCCATAATTCTGGGCACCCTTGTGGGAGTTTTGCTCCGGCGCAATTTTCCGGATAGAATCAGAAGCATAGTCTACCAGGGCATCGGTCTGAGCGTTCTGGTCATAGGCCTGGACATGGCCCTTAAGTTCGACAATATAATCTTTGTTGTCTTTGCCATGCTTCTGGGCGGCATTACCGGAGAGCTGCTGCAGCTGGAAAAGAGGATGTCTGATCTGGGAAACTGGTTCAAGGCCAGAATCAGGTCCAAGGACGCCGGGTTTACCGATGGCTTTGTCACGGCATCTCTGATTTTCTGCATCGGTTCCATGGCGATCCTGGGAGCCATTGATGAGGGTATCCGAGGAGACAGAACAATCCTCTTGACCAAGTCAATCCTGGACGGATTCATAAGCATTCCTCTGGCATCAACTTACGGGATCGGGGTTATGCTCTCGGCCCTGCCCATTATCATTTATCAGGGTTCCATCACCATTGCCGCTTCCCAGTCTCAGGCCTTTTTTACTCCAGTAATAATCACTCAGATCACTTCAGTGGGAGGTATCCTGATCATGGGCATCGGAATAACCCTGCTGGATTTCAAAAAGATTAACGTGACCAACCTTCTTCCATCCATCGGGTACGTGGTGCTGTTTACGGTGCTGTTTTAGTCAGGCGGATTTTTACCTCTATCCGTCAGCAGTTCCTTCTCAGTGGAAGGAAAAAACGACTCACATCCAATGCCTGGCTGAAAAGGACGGTTCAGTCTGCATCTGGTTTTGGATCAAACAGTGGATAAAGGAGTTTACAGGTAGAGCCAATGTCTGGGAAATTCGTCTTGATTCTCTTAGATGGCCTTGGAGATCGCTCTTATCATGAGCTGGATAACATGACCCCGCTCCAGGCCGCTCATACGCCCTTTCTGGACAGTCTGGCCGCAGAAGGGAGCAACGGTCTTTTTCACGCATCATTGCAGGGACAGGCCCTGCCCAGTGAAAACGCACATTTTGCCATGTTTGGTTATGATGGATCAGATTTTCCTGGTCGAGGACCCCTGGAAGCTCTGGGGGCGGGCATAAAACTGGGAAAGGATGATGTGGCGGTTCTGGCTCACTTTGCCAGTGCCCGAGAAGAAAGGGGCCTTTTAAGACTTGTTCGGGATAAGGTTGAATCCAGCCCGTCTGATATTGCCAGGGCCTATGACCTGGTCAGCCGGTTTGAGTCTCAGGGAATAAAGGTTGAACTTTTTCCGGTCAAAGGACTTTTCGGAGTACTGATCCTGCGGGGAAAGGTTGCGCCGTACATTACCGACTGCAATCCTATTTTGGATCATGAGTTCATGACCATGGTCAAGCCGTGGGCAAGTCACGCAGCTGATCCGGAGTGTCTGAATACGGCCAGGGTGGTCCAGAAGTATCTTTCCTGGGTTTTCAGGAAGCTTGATCAGGCCGGGTTCAACAGGAAAAGACTGGAACAGGGGATGCTGCCCTTGAACTGTCTGGTCATCCAGCGGGCCGGCAGGTTGAAGAAAGTGCCTTTGTTCAGGGAAAAGTTCGGCCTCAGAGGAGCCTCTATTTCTTCAGGAGTAGTTTATGCAGGTCTTTGCAGGTATCTGGGAATGGATGTCTTGATTGCCCCGGATCTGGATGATCCGGGCAGGGAAATAATGGACAGAGTCATTATGGCCAGAGATGCCTTGAAGGATTACGACTTCATGCATATTCATTCCAAAGCCCCGGACCAGGCAGGTCATCAAAAAGATCCCCTGCTTAAGAAAAAGGTTATTGAGCAGCTGGACAGGGGGCTCGGGCGAGCCCTTCCCGGTCTTTTGCAAGATGAAAATATTGTCTTGGCTGTAACTGCGGACCATTCCACTCCCAGCAAAGGGTCAATGGTCCACTCAGGGGAACCGGTCCCATTGACCATCAGAGGCAGGGGGGTCAGGATTGACAGGGTCCGGAAATTTGATGAAGTTTCTGTGGCTGGAGGATGCCTGGGCTTTGTCCGGGGAGCTGAATTCATGTACATGGTTTTGAACTGCCTTGATAAGGGCAAGCTGGCCGGACTGATGGACACCCCCCATGATCAGCCGTACTGGCCAGGAAACGCTGAACCCTTCAGGCTGGATTGAACTGGTCTCTACCCGCAGGCCCTGCACTGGCCAAAGGGGAGTCTTAAAACATAGAATGGAGAATATTAGTTGGAATCAACCAGAGATATTGAAACTGATGGCTGGGCCCGGTTCAGGTTCGGCACCATGGCCCTTGTGGGCCTGCCTAATGCAGGCAAGTCGACCCTGATGAACACCCTGGTCGGGGAGAAGGTGGCCATTGTCACACCCAGACCCCAGACAACCCGTAATCGGATCACCGGGATTCTGACCGGAGATCATTTTCAGGTTGTTTTTCTGGATACTCCCGGAATCAACAGGGCTGGAGGAAGAATGAATGATCTTTTGAACAGGGCGGCCATGGAAGGCCTGATGTCGGCTGATGTAGTGATCCTCCTGGTTGACGCCAGTCGGTATGCAGGCAGGCCCGGTCTTCTTCATAAGGAACTGGCCCTTATCAGGGACAGGATCGGTAATTTTTCCAGTGTACTTATTGCCGCCAACAAGGTGGACAGGATCCGGGACAAGAAAAACATGCTCCCGGTTATGGAAGAGCTGGCCGGACTTTTTCCGGAAAGGGAAATTATGCCTGTTTCTGCCCTGACAGGAGAAGGATGCCCCTTTCTCCTGGACAGGGCAGTCAACCTGCTGCCCTGGGGAGAGGCCCTTTATCCCGAGGATCAGATTTCCACCCTGCCCATGCGGTTCATGGTGGCAGAGGTAGTAAGGGAAAAACTCTTCATGCATACCAGACAGGAGGTACCATATGGACTGGCAGTTGAAATAGAATCCTGGGATGAAGAGGAAAATTTGATCAGAATAGGAGCCCTGGTCTATGTCCTCAAAAATACCCACAAGTCCATTGTCATCGGGAAAAAGGGCCGGATCCTGAAGGAGGTGGGCATTGAGGCACGAAAGGAGATAGAATCTCTGACCGGCAAGAAAGTCTTTCTGGAAACCTGGGTCAAGGTCAGGCCCGGGTGGACTGAAAACCAGGGTATTCTTTCATCTCTGGGACTGGGGTAGAATGATGGATCATCAATACCTTAGCCGGATGCAAAAATTAAGGGCAAAGATGCAGGACCAGGGCATTGATTTTTTTCTGGTTCAGAGCCCGGCCAACAGGTTCTACCTGAGCGGGTTCGAGCTGTTTGATCCCCAGTGCAATGAAAGTGCCGGATGCCTTCTTGTGTCCCTGGACAGGACAGTGCTGATGACTGACCCGCGCTATCTGGAAGCAGGAAAAGAGTTTTTTTCTGCTGAAGACATCTTTGTATATTCTGGCAGCAAGTTTGACCGGATAAATGAATATTTAATCGAATGCGGTGTCCAGGACCTGGCTTTTGAGCCCCAGTGGATGGCTTATGATTTTTTTGAAAGTCTGAAAAAGAAATTCAGACTCAGGCCGTGCAAGGGGCTGATGGAGGACCTGCGTCTGATCAAGGATGCTCAGGAAATTGAGCTGATGCGTCAGTCGTGCAGCTTGAACCATAAGGTTTTCAGCCTGATTGAAAAAAAACTGGAGCCGGGCATGACCGAAATCCAGGTGGCCTGGGAGGTTGAGCGGATGTTCAGGGAGAATGGTGCCTCTGGCCTGAGCTTTCCCACCATTGCTGCCTCCGGCCCCAGAGCTGCCCTGCCCCACGCCATCCCTCTGGATGTTCCCATCCGGAATAATGATGTCCTGCTTCTGGACATGGGCTGTCGACTCAATGATTATTGTTCTGACCAGACCAGGACTTTCTGGATAGGCGATCATCCCGGACCGGAGTTCATTAAGACCAGGGAGCTGGTCCTGGAAGCTCAAACCCTGGCCATTGACAATATTGAGCCTGGGATGCCGGTCAGAGAGGCCTACAATCTGGTTCGGTCCTTTTTTGAGAAAAAGGGGGTGCATGATCATTTCACCCATGCCCTGGGACACGGGATCGGTCTGGAAACCCATGAGCCTCCCGGCATAGGTCCCAATGCTGATCTGGAATTCAGCCCCGGAATGGTCATTACAGTGGAGCCAGGTCTGTATTATCCTGAGTGGGGAGGGGTGCGCTGGGAGTATATGGTCCTGATTACCAGTGACGGTGCAGAGATTCTTTGATGGGTCAGCAGGTTTTTTCGCAAAGAATTTATGTCCAGATCAGCAGGAGGGACATAGCTTTATTCAAGTTTTTGCTTGAGTCCTGGGATAATCTGGCATACCTTACTGTTATTGATAAATATAAAGCAGTGGTCCAGGTGGTTTTCGGTTATGGATTTGAAGGTGAGCTGGAATCCTTTTTGAAATGCGCTGAAAAGGAAATGATTTTAAAGGTGGTTTTTCAGGGCAGCTCCAAGGGGGCTGAGGGCCAGTCGGCTTTTATTTCCGCCTGAAGTTTTTTAGTAATTCAAATGGCTATTTAACCCTTTAAGAGAGAGACATGATCAAGAAGCTGATTCTTTTAATGGTGCTCGGCTTTTTATGCATGGGGATGGCTGGAACCGGTGGAACCGGTCCGGGCATGTCCGAGACGGACAGACTTTTCCGAGCCACTGTCATTGACGGGTCCGACAATAGTTATCAGGTCCAGAACCTGTCTGTGGACGGGTCAACCTATCTTCCGGCCAAGGTGGGAAG
This genomic window from Desulfonatronovibrio hydrogenovorans DSM 9292 contains:
- the uppS gene encoding polyprenyl diphosphate synthase, with the translated sequence MPGHLAIIMDGNGRWARQKNLPRSEGHNQGTKTARAIVEESRRLGIPHLTLYAFSKENWARPKEEVSFLFSLLSRFLQKELQSLIKQDIRLNILGEPGDLPLATRKVLEHACTKTKTNKSMTLNLALNYSGRCEIIRACRLIVQKGLDPDRITEEGFKDFLYTAGQPDPDLIIRTSGELRISNYLLYQCAYSELYFTKTLWPDFTPQELWRALEDYAHRQRRLGRVEPA
- the frr gene encoding ribosome recycling factor, producing MDSVLKDCRNKMEKAVSSLEKEFSKLRTGRASTGILEDIAVDYYGTMTPLNQLASISVPDSRTITIQPWDRNAFGSVEKAIMKSDLGLNPVNDGKIIRISIPPLTEERRKELAKLAKRYTEDAKVAIRNIRRDANESLKKMKNSKELTEDEMHKGQDEVQKLTDSFVEKTDQVLETKEKEIMEI
- the pyrH gene encoding UMP kinase, with the protein product MTRQIKYQRVLLKLSGEALAGNQGFGIDPDTVSSISREIVKTIDLGAEIAMVIGGGNIFRGVTVSSKGMDRASADYMGMLATVMNALAVQDVLEKMGADTRVMTAISMHEVAEPYIRRRAIRHLEKKRIVICAAGTGNPFFTTDTAAALRAMELKTDAILKATKVDGVYDKDPVTNEDAKMYNSLTYLDVLKKQLKVMDSAAISLCMDNNMPINVFNLFQKNSISRVIKGEEIGTIVQGG
- the tsf gene encoding translation elongation factor Ts; this encodes MINAQMVKNLRDKTGAGMMDCKKALESTGGDEEKAMVWLREKGLAKAQKRAGRSTSEGWIGSYIHSNGKIAVLVELKCETDFVAKSDKFQELAKDLSMQVAATSPVCVSPDQLPQDLLEKERQIYLNQAKDEGKPENIAEKIVEGRIKKYYKEVCLIEQPFIKDDSKTIADLINEAVAVLGENIQIGRFTRLALGQDN
- the rpsB gene encoding 30S ribosomal protein S2, which encodes MGYVGMKQMLETGVHFGHQTRRWNPKMKPYIFGSRKGIHIIDLQQTVKLYQKAHDFIVDVVASGKKVLFVGTKRQAREVVRTEAERAGMFHVTNRWLGGTLTNFQTIKGSIERLKSLEKMFEDGSVSRFLKKEVVMMQREVKKLNADLGGIKDMEDLPGAAFIIDPKKEDIAVKECRKLGIPIVAVVDTNCDPDMIDFVIPGNDDAIRAIKLFSAAMADACLEGEARSQERDGLEQDMTQEAPQADSQEQGQVEQQEAQEEK
- the rpmE gene encoding 50S ribosomal protein L31, with amino-acid sequence MKKDLHPNLHETKVTCSCGYEFDSKSSVGDKIHVEICSQCHPFYTGQQKFIDTAGRIDRFKRKYAQAGSQKGQAQ
- the prfA gene encoding peptide chain release factor 1; translated protein: MFAKLDALEQEYLQVESDLSDPEVYGDQDKYRRLSKSHADLAPIVNAFREYRSIVSELDENRELLKDSDPEIRELAEVELEKLAGAKVDLEEKLKILLLPKDPMDEKSIILEIRAGTGGEEASLFAADLFRMYSRYAENNGWKVELLTVHETGTGGFKEVIASISGNHVYSRLKYESGVHRVQRVPETESQGRIHTSAVTVAILPEAEEVDLKIDPNEIRVDVFRSSGPGGQSVNTTDSAVRITHIPTGIVVSCQDEKSQHKNRAKALKVLRSRLLSMMEEERKSELDANRRAQVGSGDRSERIRTYNYPQGRVSDHRINLTLYSLDSILEGKLDEVVDPLIQHFQTQALKQAQS
- the prmC gene encoding peptide chain release factor N(5)-glutamine methyltransferase — encoded protein: MINEGAAALEESGVDSPRLSSRLLMAHVLGCSQERLLAGPHTCLSPDQAFAFRAFLARRLAGEPVAYILGYKEFYGLDFKVDGRVLIPRPETELLVDLARDFSRGGSELFADLGTGSGALAVSIARELPMSFGLACDICPGAIAVARQNALLHGVGQRVMFFISDMGMGIKPGCLDFIFSNPPYLSESELLRVSREVSRYEPRQALVSGCSGLEHIQRLETVSRVLLKSGGMIFLEMGSNQSRAVQDIFSDWTRVSIHKDLAGHERILKGTRP
- the lpxC gene encoding UDP-3-O-acyl-N-acetylglucosamine deacetylase — translated: MKQQTIKKEIRCSGIGLHSGQRVSLILRPADEDSGIVFSHNGPQGRRLIHLSPGNVSSTELATTIGNGRVRISTVEHLLAALSGLGVDNILVEVEGDELPIMDGSAASFVFLIRSVGIRRQRKARKILAFKKSIMFKEDNRWIRVTPYRGMKIKYTIDFDHPMIGKQFFRFEQEPQQFIKSVAKARTFGFLRDVEKLQSMGLALGGSLENAVVLDEYGVVNPGGMRFNDELVRHKVLDFIGDMSLLGTSLWGSFEVHCSGHAFNNSFLRFLDKNQNDYLEPVDFDLQGREQELPQPEAVPQAQPVMA
- a CDS encoding DUF554 domain-containing protein, with translation MPIATLINALAIILGTLVGVLLRRNFPDRIRSIVYQGIGLSVLVIGLDMALKFDNIIFVVFAMLLGGITGELLQLEKRMSDLGNWFKARIRSKDAGFTDGFVTASLIFCIGSMAILGAIDEGIRGDRTILLTKSILDGFISIPLASTYGIGVMLSALPIIIYQGSITIAASQSQAFFTPVIITQITSVGGILIMGIGITLLDFKKINVTNLLPSIGYVVLFTVLF
- a CDS encoding alkaline phosphatase family protein, translated to MSGKFVLILLDGLGDRSYHELDNMTPLQAAHTPFLDSLAAEGSNGLFHASLQGQALPSENAHFAMFGYDGSDFPGRGPLEALGAGIKLGKDDVAVLAHFASAREERGLLRLVRDKVESSPSDIARAYDLVSRFESQGIKVELFPVKGLFGVLILRGKVAPYITDCNPILDHEFMTMVKPWASHAADPECLNTARVVQKYLSWVFRKLDQAGFNRKRLEQGMLPLNCLVIQRAGRLKKVPLFREKFGLRGASISSGVVYAGLCRYLGMDVLIAPDLDDPGREIMDRVIMARDALKDYDFMHIHSKAPDQAGHQKDPLLKKKVIEQLDRGLGRALPGLLQDENIVLAVTADHSTPSKGSMVHSGEPVPLTIRGRGVRIDRVRKFDEVSVAGGCLGFVRGAEFMYMVLNCLDKGKLAGLMDTPHDQPYWPGNAEPFRLD
- the era gene encoding GTPase Era translates to MESTRDIETDGWARFRFGTMALVGLPNAGKSTLMNTLVGEKVAIVTPRPQTTRNRITGILTGDHFQVVFLDTPGINRAGGRMNDLLNRAAMEGLMSADVVILLVDASRYAGRPGLLHKELALIRDRIGNFSSVLIAANKVDRIRDKKNMLPVMEELAGLFPEREIMPVSALTGEGCPFLLDRAVNLLPWGEALYPEDQISTLPMRFMVAEVVREKLFMHTRQEVPYGLAVEIESWDEEENLIRIGALVYVLKNTHKSIVIGKKGRILKEVGIEARKEIESLTGKKVFLETWVKVRPGWTENQGILSSLGLG